From a single Couchioplanes caeruleus genomic region:
- a CDS encoding Uma2 family endonuclease, with amino-acid sequence MTVAMLEHPGPWSEEEYFALGETANRIELIDGSLWVSPAPSKRHQHIAFLLATGLYTAAQRAGLLVLLDVNLRLAGGRIVQPDIVVADTDDVGTTVEAAEAKLVIEVVSPSNAGVDRLLKPQLYAAAGIGWYLRVEQPDDSVELHLDRLSGNHYVPAVVTGPGETLIAEEPFAFQLEIASLLRRRHT; translated from the coding sequence ATGACCGTGGCAATGCTGGAGCACCCGGGCCCGTGGAGCGAGGAGGAATACTTCGCGCTCGGCGAGACCGCGAACCGGATCGAGCTGATCGACGGGAGCCTGTGGGTGAGCCCCGCGCCGAGCAAGCGCCATCAACACATCGCATTCCTACTGGCGACCGGTCTCTACACCGCGGCCCAGCGAGCGGGTCTCCTGGTTCTCCTTGACGTCAACCTTCGGCTGGCCGGTGGGCGAATCGTCCAGCCGGACATCGTCGTGGCCGACACCGACGACGTCGGCACGACGGTTGAGGCCGCCGAGGCCAAGCTCGTCATCGAGGTCGTGTCGCCGAGCAACGCGGGCGTCGATCGGCTGCTGAAGCCGCAGTTGTACGCAGCCGCCGGGATCGGCTGGTATCTGAGGGTCGAACAGCCGGACGATTCAGTCGAACTGCACCTCGATCGACTGTCCGGCAACCACTACGTCCCGGCCGTGGTCACCGGCCCGGGCGAGACGCTCATTGCCGAGGAGCCCTTTGCGTTCCAACTGGAGATCGCATCGTTGCTGCGTCGCCGTCACACGTGA
- a CDS encoding expansin EXLX1 family cellulose-binding protein yields MTAHRLLRPRWLATGGAVLLAGVLGVALLLQNGGGACAAPPTSAKHKGKATFYDLAGATGNCNFKPPADDLYVALGRTEYSAALSCGSYIDVTGPKGKVRVKVFDSCPECTVGWLDLSRTAFKKIADPVQGVVPITYRAVPNAKTPGPLSITFAEGSSQYWWAVLIDNHANPIKAVKAKGPGGSWMTATHADYNFWIIDRRTGSGPFQIKMTDIYGNTVTAKNLKLIPKKKQATSVRFAGGSTVTASPSKSHSASPSPSPSKKKPSPSVSPPESPLTEAATVEPTQEEDLALAAAAPEPSC; encoded by the coding sequence GTGACAGCTCATCGCCTCCTGCGTCCCCGCTGGCTCGCCACCGGCGGCGCCGTCCTCCTGGCCGGCGTCCTCGGGGTCGCGCTGCTGCTGCAGAACGGCGGCGGCGCCTGCGCCGCCCCGCCGACCAGCGCCAAGCACAAGGGCAAGGCCACGTTCTACGACCTCGCCGGAGCGACGGGCAACTGCAACTTCAAACCCCCCGCCGACGACCTGTACGTCGCCCTGGGCCGCACCGAATACTCGGCGGCCCTGTCGTGCGGCAGCTACATCGACGTCACCGGCCCCAAGGGGAAGGTCCGCGTCAAGGTCTTCGACTCCTGCCCCGAATGCACGGTCGGCTGGCTGGACCTGAGCCGTACGGCCTTCAAGAAGATCGCCGACCCGGTCCAGGGCGTCGTCCCGATCACCTACCGCGCGGTTCCCAACGCCAAGACCCCCGGCCCGCTCAGCATCACTTTCGCCGAGGGCTCGTCCCAGTACTGGTGGGCCGTCCTCATCGACAACCACGCCAACCCCATCAAAGCGGTCAAGGCGAAGGGCCCGGGCGGTTCCTGGATGACCGCCACCCACGCCGACTACAACTTCTGGATCATCGACCGGCGCACCGGCAGCGGCCCGTTCCAGATCAAGATGACCGACATCTACGGCAACACGGTCACGGCGAAGAACCTCAAGCTGATCCCGAAGAAGAAGCAGGCGACATCCGTACGCTTCGCCGGCGGCTCGACGGTCACCGCGTCCCCGTCGAAGTCGCACTCCGCGTCGCCGTCCCCGTCCCCCTCGAAGAAGAAGCCGTCCCCGTCGGTTTCCCCGCCGGAGTCACCGCTGACCGAGGCGGCCACCGTGGAACCGACCCAGGAGGAAGACCTGGCGCTGGCCGCAGCCGCCCCCGAGCCGTCCTGCTGA
- a CDS encoding S1 family peptidase, whose translation MTEPSQRTPVRRRLVVAGAAALLVVGSAVPAKADPAATPPKDPTPTKSGQGVPEGTDVYELYKAALGTQGMKNQEDLNDFKTWLITRPGVVADGFYESGVNINDRSMTLQWHGNSPQQSKAVTEGARRGLKIIIKHVSYTRASVDRATALLLDPRNAARLGGFRVTSVAGPTVENDKLTVAGTVPGKAATTAADVGSRASAMAPAVKALTGLDADFTPGRASIPYTTRSTDTGAKNAGGMIRGSQGNGCTSGFGIKRSNLTWTTTARHCDDDSWRAWDLNTSASQYGSRYDADAGTGNRLLTGDGFYWMFDGAWNNSSGYHKTVNGLADVSQGTSVCSSGANSGVHCGLVVDNMRESFNDGYGSFSSIRVHAQSGIAGAHGDSGGPILIPVSGGTYVKAVGMLQGSQETQTSNCGSLRIATQCSAYIEFTSERVFLSNMGATLYTG comes from the coding sequence ATGACAGAACCGTCGCAACGCACCCCGGTGCGGCGCAGATTAGTCGTGGCCGGGGCCGCGGCTCTTCTGGTCGTCGGCAGCGCCGTACCGGCGAAGGCAGATCCGGCGGCGACACCGCCGAAGGATCCCACGCCCACCAAGAGCGGCCAGGGCGTCCCCGAGGGGACCGACGTCTACGAGCTGTACAAGGCCGCGCTCGGCACGCAGGGCATGAAGAACCAGGAAGATCTGAACGACTTCAAGACCTGGCTGATCACCCGGCCGGGCGTGGTCGCCGACGGCTTCTACGAATCCGGGGTGAACATCAACGACCGCAGCATGACCCTGCAGTGGCACGGGAACTCGCCGCAGCAGTCCAAGGCGGTCACCGAGGGCGCCCGGCGCGGACTCAAGATCATCATCAAGCACGTGAGCTACACCCGGGCGTCGGTCGACCGCGCCACCGCGCTCCTCCTGGATCCGCGGAACGCGGCCCGGCTGGGCGGTTTCCGGGTGACCTCGGTGGCCGGCCCCACCGTCGAGAACGACAAGCTCACCGTGGCCGGCACGGTGCCCGGCAAAGCTGCCACCACGGCGGCCGACGTCGGCTCGCGGGCGTCGGCCATGGCGCCGGCGGTCAAGGCGCTCACCGGGCTGGACGCCGACTTCACCCCTGGCCGGGCCTCGATCCCGTACACCACGCGCTCGACGGACACGGGCGCGAAGAACGCGGGCGGGATGATCCGCGGCAGCCAGGGCAACGGCTGCACGAGTGGGTTCGGCATCAAGCGTTCGAACCTCACCTGGACCACGACGGCCCGGCACTGCGACGACGACAGCTGGCGGGCCTGGGATCTCAACACCTCCGCCTCGCAGTACGGCAGCCGGTACGACGCGGACGCGGGAACGGGCAACCGGCTGCTCACCGGTGACGGGTTCTACTGGATGTTCGACGGGGCGTGGAACAACTCCAGTGGCTACCACAAGACCGTCAACGGCCTGGCGGACGTCTCTCAGGGGACCTCGGTCTGCAGCAGCGGCGCCAACTCGGGCGTGCACTGCGGCCTGGTCGTCGACAACATGAGGGAGAGCTTCAACGACGGCTACGGGTCGTTCTCGTCGATCCGGGTGCACGCCCAGTCCGGCATCGCGGGAGCGCACGGCGACAGCGGGGGTCCGATCCTGATCCCGGTCTCGGGCGGGACCTACGTCAAGGCGGTCGGCATGCTGCAGGGCAGCCAGGAGACCCAGACCAGCAACTGCGGATCGCTGCGGATCGCGACGCAGTGCTCCGCCTATATCGAGTTCACCAGCGAACGGGTGTTCCTCAGCAACATGGGAGCCACCCTCTACACCGGCTGA
- a CDS encoding sigma-70 family RNA polymerase sigma factor encodes MSVSVHDSEPDPAVDSREDSSASVMSEVFTGQYSSLVRLAAMLLDDAHAAEDVVQDAYVRVATRHYRLRDPHKALAYLRQTVVNLARNSLRRRLLARRHSVSSLSAEASAEDHAIERFRQQAVVRALRALPRRHREVLVLRHYLGCSVEETAGLLGLSAGSVKAYASRGGRQLKALIEGEEIH; translated from the coding sequence ATGAGCGTTTCCGTGCATGACAGCGAGCCCGATCCGGCGGTCGACAGCCGCGAGGACTCCTCGGCCTCCGTGATGAGCGAGGTCTTCACCGGCCAGTATTCGTCCCTGGTCCGGCTGGCGGCCATGTTGCTGGACGACGCGCACGCGGCTGAGGACGTCGTGCAGGACGCCTACGTCCGGGTGGCCACGCGCCACTACCGGCTGCGCGATCCGCACAAGGCGCTGGCCTACCTTCGCCAGACCGTCGTGAACCTGGCCCGCAACTCGCTCCGGCGCCGCCTCCTGGCCCGGCGCCACTCGGTGTCCAGCCTGTCCGCCGAGGCGAGCGCCGAGGACCACGCGATCGAGCGGTTCCGGCAACAGGCGGTCGTACGAGCCCTCCGAGCCCTTCCCCGCCGGCACCGCGAGGTTCTGGTCCTGCGCCACTACCTGGGCTGCTCCGTCGAGGAGACCGCCGGTCTGCTCGGCCTCAGCGCCGGTTCGGTGAAGGCGTACGCCTCACGGGGTGGCCGGCAACTCAAGGCGCTGATCGAGGGAGAGGAGATCCACTGA
- a CDS encoding MurR/RpiR family transcriptional regulator, which produces MNDAAVRPGGRVLDLFQGARLTPTQRRIAQSLVHHGPSAAYLSAAEVAELAGVSQPSVTRFAMALGYAGYPALRRELRALAGVPAGQPDGGENAMQRALRAETRHLERMADELSDLGAVERAAALLAASRPLPVLGLRAAAPLAAYFGYFAAKVHPDVRVLDGGGTMLLDRIDQARAAGASALLAVVLPRYPRETLDAIREAKDAGLAIVALTDSGISPVAETADVVLSAPVGTQLVFDLHTGPMALAMVVLQAMCDAAPEPAQRRLEEFEATAARRHIFEA; this is translated from the coding sequence GTGAATGACGCAGCGGTCAGGCCCGGTGGGCGGGTGCTCGACCTCTTCCAGGGCGCCCGGCTCACCCCGACGCAGCGGCGCATCGCGCAGAGCCTGGTGCACCACGGGCCGTCGGCGGCGTACCTGTCCGCGGCCGAGGTGGCCGAGCTGGCCGGGGTGAGCCAGCCGTCGGTGACCCGGTTCGCGATGGCGCTGGGGTATGCCGGCTACCCCGCGCTGCGCCGGGAGCTGCGGGCGCTGGCCGGGGTGCCCGCCGGGCAGCCGGACGGCGGGGAGAACGCGATGCAGCGGGCGCTGCGGGCGGAGACCCGGCATCTGGAGCGGATGGCCGACGAGCTGAGCGATCTCGGCGCCGTCGAACGGGCGGCCGCGCTGCTCGCGGCCAGCCGCCCGTTGCCCGTGCTCGGGTTGCGGGCGGCCGCGCCGCTGGCCGCGTACTTCGGATATTTCGCCGCGAAGGTGCATCCGGACGTTCGGGTGCTGGACGGCGGCGGGACGATGCTGCTGGACCGGATCGACCAGGCCCGGGCCGCCGGGGCGAGCGCGCTGCTGGCGGTCGTGCTGCCGCGCTATCCGCGGGAGACGCTGGACGCCATCCGGGAGGCGAAGGACGCCGGGCTGGCGATCGTGGCGCTCACCGACTCGGGGATCAGCCCGGTCGCCGAGACCGCCGACGTGGTGCTGAGCGCGCCGGTCGGCACCCAGCTCGTGTTCGACCTGCACACCGGCCCGATGGCGCTGGCCATGGTGGTGCTGCAGGCCATGTGTGACGCCGCGCCGGAGCCGGCGCAGCGCCGCCTGGAGGAGTTCGAGGCGACGGCCGCCCGCCGCCACATCTTCGAAGCGTGA
- a CDS encoding GNAT family N-acetyltransferase: MALTFVLDPPLTAQLREQIVDLWADVTNAGGAVGFVAPVTADEVRPIAAAAFADVEDGPDRLLVGMDGGRLAALLLIIDNRFALKAHWRVLKRVMVQPGSQGRGYGAALLREAAEVGRALGLAGLQVTLRDGHGLEDFYAKAGYRVTGRIPGALRVAPGDDRDEVFMWLDLR; encoded by the coding sequence ATGGCGTTGACCTTCGTTCTCGATCCCCCGCTGACCGCGCAGCTCCGCGAGCAGATCGTCGACCTCTGGGCCGACGTCACCAACGCCGGCGGCGCGGTCGGGTTCGTCGCCCCGGTCACCGCTGACGAGGTCCGCCCGATCGCCGCCGCCGCCTTCGCCGATGTCGAGGACGGCCCGGACCGGTTGCTCGTCGGCATGGACGGCGGCCGCCTCGCCGCCCTCCTGCTCATCATCGACAACCGGTTCGCGCTCAAGGCCCACTGGCGGGTGCTCAAGCGGGTGATGGTGCAACCCGGCTCCCAGGGCCGCGGGTACGGGGCAGCGCTGCTGCGCGAAGCCGCCGAGGTGGGCCGCGCGCTCGGCCTCGCCGGCCTGCAGGTGACGCTGCGGGACGGGCACGGGCTGGAAGACTTCTACGCCAAGGCGGGCTACCGCGTGACCGGCCGCATCCCGGGCGCGCTGCGCGTGGCCCCCGGCGACGACCGCGACGAGGTCTTCATGTGGCTCGACCTGCGCTGA
- the hutU gene encoding urocanate hydratase produces the protein MPETVRAPRGTAYTAQGWPQEAAKRMLMNNLDPDVAERPGDLVVYGGTGKAARDWPSFHAIVRELDRLKGDETLLVQSGRPVGVFRTHEWAPRVLIANSNLVGDWATWPEFRRLEKLGLTMYGQMTAGSWIYIGTQGILQGTYETFAAVAAKRFGNDLAGTLTLTAGCGGMGGAQPLAVTMNGGVCLIVDVDRSRLERRVQTRYLDVIADDLDDAVAQATAAKAERRAVSVGVVGNAAEVFPELLRRGVPIDIVTDQTSAHDPLSYLPIGVEVADAADYAAAKPEEFTDRARASMAKHVEAMVGFLDGGAEVFDYGNSIRGEAQLGGYERAFAFPGFVPAYIRPLFAEGKGPFRWAALSGDPADIAATDRAVLELFPDNDPLARWIRMAGERVAFQGLPARICWLGYGERDKAGVRFNDMVARGEVSAPIVIGRDHLDSGSVASPYRETEAMLDGSDAIADWPLLNALVNTASGASWVSIHHGGGVGIGRSIHAGQVCVADGTALAGQKIERVLTNDPGMGVIRHVDAGYESAAAAQVHIPMRES, from the coding sequence ATGCCCGAGACGGTACGAGCACCGCGCGGTACGGCGTACACGGCACAGGGGTGGCCGCAGGAGGCCGCCAAGCGGATGCTCATGAACAACCTCGACCCCGACGTGGCGGAGCGCCCCGGCGACCTGGTCGTGTACGGCGGCACCGGCAAAGCCGCCCGCGACTGGCCGTCGTTCCACGCGATCGTCCGCGAACTGGACCGGCTGAAGGGCGACGAGACGCTGCTGGTGCAGTCGGGCCGCCCCGTCGGCGTGTTCCGCACCCACGAGTGGGCGCCGCGCGTGCTGATCGCCAACTCGAACCTCGTCGGCGACTGGGCGACCTGGCCGGAGTTCCGCCGCCTCGAGAAGCTCGGCCTGACCATGTACGGCCAGATGACCGCGGGCTCGTGGATCTACATCGGCACCCAGGGCATCCTGCAGGGCACGTACGAGACGTTCGCCGCGGTGGCCGCCAAGCGCTTCGGCAACGACCTCGCCGGCACGCTCACGCTGACCGCGGGCTGCGGCGGCATGGGTGGCGCCCAGCCCCTCGCGGTGACGATGAACGGCGGCGTCTGCCTGATCGTGGACGTGGACCGCTCGCGGCTGGAGCGCCGGGTGCAGACCCGCTACCTCGACGTGATCGCCGACGACCTGGACGACGCGGTCGCGCAGGCCACCGCGGCGAAGGCCGAGCGGCGGGCGGTGTCGGTCGGGGTGGTCGGCAACGCGGCGGAGGTGTTCCCGGAGCTGCTGCGTCGCGGCGTACCCATCGACATCGTGACCGACCAGACCAGCGCGCACGACCCGCTGAGCTATCTGCCGATCGGGGTGGAGGTCGCCGACGCTGCCGACTACGCGGCGGCGAAGCCCGAGGAGTTCACCGACAGGGCACGGGCGAGCATGGCGAAGCACGTCGAGGCCATGGTCGGGTTCCTCGACGGCGGCGCGGAGGTCTTCGACTACGGCAACTCGATCCGCGGGGAGGCGCAGCTCGGCGGCTACGAGCGGGCGTTCGCGTTCCCCGGTTTCGTCCCGGCGTACATCCGGCCGCTGTTCGCCGAGGGCAAGGGCCCGTTCCGCTGGGCGGCGCTGTCGGGTGACCCGGCCGACATCGCCGCCACCGACCGGGCGGTGCTGGAGCTGTTCCCGGACAACGACCCGCTGGCCCGCTGGATCCGGATGGCCGGCGAGCGGGTGGCGTTCCAGGGGCTGCCCGCGCGCATCTGCTGGCTCGGCTACGGCGAACGGGACAAGGCCGGCGTGCGGTTCAACGACATGGTGGCGCGCGGCGAGGTGTCCGCCCCGATCGTCATCGGCCGCGACCACCTCGACTCGGGGTCGGTGGCGTCGCCGTACCGGGAGACCGAGGCCATGCTCGACGGCTCGGACGCGATCGCCGACTGGCCGTTGCTGAACGCGCTGGTCAACACGGCCAGCGGGGCGAGCTGGGTGTCGATCCACCACGGCGGCGGCGTCGGCATCGGCCGGTCCATCCACGCCGGCCAGGTCTGCGTCGCGGACGGCACCGCGCTCGCCGGTCAGAAGATCGAGCGGGTGCTCACCAACGACCCGGGCATGGGCGTCATCCGGCACGTCGACGCGGGCTACGAGTCCGCCGCCGCGGCGCAGGTGCACATCCCCATGCGGGAATCATGA
- a CDS encoding MOSC domain-containing protein, with amino-acid sequence MRIASLHTYPVKGCHRLDHDEAVTEPWGLAGDRRWMVIDADGVGVTQREAPALTRLHAVPRPGGIVLNGFDVAEPVDAPETTVHVFSSQPPATARLAAAARPLLSELVGRDARLAWLGDPAARQVSFADGFPVQLANEASLDALNAHLDDPVPMTRFRPNIVVAGAAAWAEDAWIGGRLRIGGVTFRVAEHCRRCVVTTIDQETGGSGREPLRLLGAIRRYADGLRFGIQLVPDVAAGETRVIRVGEPVLSVP; translated from the coding sequence ATGCGGATCGCGTCGCTGCACACGTACCCGGTGAAGGGTTGTCACCGCCTCGACCACGACGAGGCGGTGACCGAACCGTGGGGTCTGGCCGGCGACCGCCGCTGGATGGTGATCGACGCCGACGGGGTCGGGGTCACCCAGCGCGAGGCGCCCGCCCTCACCCGCCTGCACGCCGTGCCGCGGCCCGGCGGGATCGTGCTCAACGGCTTCGACGTCGCCGAACCCGTCGACGCGCCCGAGACGACCGTCCACGTCTTCAGCTCCCAGCCGCCGGCCACCGCCCGGCTCGCCGCCGCGGCCCGGCCGCTGCTCAGCGAGCTCGTCGGCCGCGACGCCCGGCTGGCCTGGCTCGGCGACCCCGCGGCCCGGCAGGTGTCGTTCGCCGACGGCTTCCCGGTCCAGCTCGCCAACGAGGCGTCCCTCGACGCGCTCAACGCCCACCTCGACGACCCGGTCCCGATGACCCGGTTCCGCCCGAACATCGTCGTCGCCGGAGCCGCCGCCTGGGCCGAGGACGCCTGGATCGGCGGGCGCCTGCGCATCGGCGGCGTGACGTTCCGCGTCGCCGAGCACTGCCGCCGCTGCGTGGTGACGACCATCGATCAGGAGACCGGCGGGTCGGGCCGGGAACCCCTGCGCCTGCTCGGTGCGATCCGCCGGTACGCCGACGGCCTGCGCTTCGGCATTCAGCTCGTCCCCGACGTCGCCGCAGGTGAGACGCGCGTCATCCGGGTGGGGGAGCCTGTCTTAAGCGTCCCTTAG
- the chvE gene encoding multiple monosaccharide ABC transporter substrate-binding protein produces MRSTRIVAAVSALVLAFSAAACGSSEKTTDKKAAAGTDNAGALVGVTMPTRSSERWNGDGENLKKELEALGYKVDLQFAEDDIPTQSNQLDNQITRGAKLLIIASIDGTALTTQLQNAADNKIPVIAYDRLIRNSPNVDYYATFDNYRVGVQQATSLLTGLKLLNADGSKGSAKGPFNVELFAGSADDNNATFFYNGAMSVLKPYLDNGTLKVPSKQTDFKTIAILRWKPAVAQDRMENLLTSTYRSGLKVDGVLSPYDGISIGILSALKSNGYGTAAHPYPVVTGQDAEAASVKSIIAGEQYSTIFKDYRQLAKTSAQMADAVLKGQKPATNNNKDYDNGVKVVPSTLLDTAIVNKTNYEKMLIDSGFYTKAQVQ; encoded by the coding sequence ATGCGATCCACCCGCATCGTGGCGGCGGTGTCCGCCCTCGTCCTGGCCTTCTCGGCGGCCGCCTGTGGTTCCAGCGAGAAGACGACGGACAAGAAGGCGGCGGCCGGCACCGACAACGCCGGCGCGCTGGTCGGCGTCACCATGCCCACGCGGTCCTCGGAGCGCTGGAACGGCGACGGCGAGAACCTCAAGAAGGAGCTCGAGGCCCTCGGCTACAAGGTCGACCTGCAGTTCGCCGAGGACGACATCCCCACCCAGAGCAACCAGCTGGACAACCAGATCACCCGCGGCGCCAAGCTCCTGATCATCGCATCGATCGACGGCACCGCGCTCACCACTCAGCTGCAGAACGCGGCGGACAACAAGATCCCGGTGATCGCGTACGACCGGCTGATCCGTAACTCGCCGAACGTGGACTACTACGCGACCTTCGACAACTACCGGGTCGGGGTGCAGCAGGCGACGTCGCTGCTGACCGGCCTGAAGCTGCTCAACGCCGACGGGTCGAAGGGCTCGGCGAAGGGCCCGTTCAACGTCGAGCTGTTCGCCGGGTCCGCGGACGACAACAACGCCACGTTCTTCTACAACGGCGCGATGTCGGTGCTGAAGCCGTACCTGGACAACGGAACGCTGAAGGTGCCCAGCAAGCAGACCGACTTCAAGACGATCGCGATCCTGCGGTGGAAGCCGGCCGTCGCCCAGGACCGGATGGAGAACCTGCTGACCTCGACGTACCGCTCCGGCCTGAAGGTGGACGGCGTGCTGTCGCCGTACGACGGCATCTCGATCGGCATCCTCTCCGCGCTGAAGAGCAACGGGTACGGCACGGCCGCCCACCCCTATCCGGTCGTGACCGGCCAGGACGCGGAGGCGGCCTCGGTGAAGTCGATCATCGCGGGCGAGCAGTACTCGACGATCTTCAAGGACTACCGGCAGCTGGCCAAGACCAGCGCGCAGATGGCCGACGCCGTGCTCAAGGGGCAGAAGCCGGCCACGAACAACAACAAGGACTACGACAACGGCGTGAAGGTGGTGCCGTCCACGCTGCTCGACACGGCGATCGTGAACAAGACCAACTACGAGAAGATGCTGATCGACAGTGGCTTCTACACGAAGGCGCAGGTGCAGTAA
- a CDS encoding allantoate amidohydrolase — translation MSAAFPRLWQEIATIGRDSRGGYLRYALSEPELVLRDWFRNQAARRDLPVTEDGNGNLFAWWGTPWGHRAVITGSHFDSVPHGGGYDGPLGIVSAFLAVDALRERGFEPRRPLGIAAFVEEEGGRFGVPCLGSRLLTGAISPDKAAALCDRDGITFGEALGVRPAGALPDLAGRVSAVVELHIEQGRALVEMDAPVGVASAIWPHGRWRMDFTGSGDHAGTTRMADRRDPMLTYAATVLAANEEAREAGAHATVARVEVTPNATNAIPSLVRGWLDARAADTATLDRLVEAVVKRATERAGQDGTELAVEPESVSPEVTFDTGLATRLAGILGGAPILPTGAGHDAGVLSAHVPTAMLFVRNPTGISHSPAEHAPDEDCAAGVDALATVLEALL, via the coding sequence ATGAGCGCGGCCTTCCCGCGGCTCTGGCAGGAGATCGCGACCATCGGCCGCGATTCCCGCGGCGGTTATCTCCGGTACGCCCTCAGCGAGCCGGAACTCGTGCTGCGCGACTGGTTCCGCAACCAGGCGGCCCGGCGCGACCTGCCGGTGACCGAGGACGGCAACGGCAACCTGTTCGCCTGGTGGGGTACGCCCTGGGGGCACCGCGCCGTGATCACCGGCTCGCACTTCGACTCGGTGCCGCACGGCGGCGGGTACGACGGACCGCTCGGCATCGTCAGCGCGTTCCTCGCCGTCGACGCGCTGCGGGAGCGGGGCTTCGAGCCGCGCCGGCCGCTGGGTATCGCCGCGTTCGTCGAGGAGGAGGGCGGCCGGTTCGGCGTACCGTGCCTGGGCTCCCGGCTGCTCACCGGGGCGATCTCGCCGGACAAGGCAGCCGCCCTGTGCGACCGGGACGGGATCACCTTCGGCGAGGCGCTGGGCGTACGCCCGGCCGGCGCGCTGCCGGACCTGGCCGGCCGGGTCTCGGCCGTGGTCGAGCTGCACATCGAGCAGGGCCGCGCGCTCGTCGAGATGGACGCGCCGGTCGGGGTGGCCAGCGCGATCTGGCCGCACGGGCGCTGGCGGATGGACTTCACCGGCTCCGGCGACCACGCCGGCACGACCCGGATGGCCGACCGGCGCGACCCGATGCTCACGTACGCGGCCACCGTGCTCGCCGCCAACGAGGAGGCCCGCGAGGCCGGCGCCCACGCCACGGTGGCCCGGGTGGAGGTCACGCCCAACGCCACCAACGCGATCCCGTCGCTGGTCCGCGGCTGGCTGGACGCGCGCGCCGCGGACACCGCCACGCTGGACCGGCTCGTCGAGGCCGTGGTGAAGCGCGCGACCGAGCGGGCCGGCCAGGACGGTACGGAGCTGGCCGTGGAGCCGGAGTCGGTCTCGCCGGAGGTCACCTTCGACACCGGGCTGGCCACGCGGCTCGCCGGGATCCTGGGCGGGGCGCCGATCCTGCCGACCGGGGCGGGCCACGACGCGGGCGTGCTGTCGGCGCACGTACCGACCGCGATGCTGTTCGTCCGCAACCCGACCGGCATCTCGCACTCCCCCGCCGAGCACGCCCCCGACGAGGACTGCGCCGCCGGCGTCGACGCCCTGGCCACCGTGCTCGAGGCGCTGCTGTGA